GCCTGAAAAGTGATGAGATGAGTCGGGACACAGCAATTATATTTAGATTGATAATGTTGCTCATCCACTTcggttatatatatacacacatacCAGTTTCTTCTTTCTTGAGTTCTTCCTATGatattatgctttttttaaCCTTTCCTTTCTtgttttcataataaaattttagatgtCATTAAGTTGTTGTGGGAAAAGGATCCAACAATGTTTCAGCTGAGAAACAGCAAAGGCAAAAGTCCACTTCACGCAGCTGTATGCATGGGATTTACAGAAGGGGTCAAGTTCTTACTAGACAGACAGTTTGAATTTGCTTACCAGAAAGATAAACAAGGCTTTCATCCCATCCATTCAGCAGCCAGCAAAGGACATGTAGATATTATCCAAATGATGTTTCAGCATCGGCCAGATACAAGGGAGCTGCTAACTGCACACGGTCAGAATATACTGCACGTAGCTGCTAGAAGTGGGAAATACAAAGCAGTGGAGTATATGCTTAAAAGGCCAGAGATGGAGATGCTTATTAATGAAAAAGATGCTGATGGGAACACACCTTTACACCTTGCAACCATTTACGCGCATCCAAAGCTGGTTGGCATTCTTGTGAGGGACAAAAGAGTGATTCCGAGGTTGTTAAATAACAACCGCCAGATGGCACTTGACATTGCCGAGGAACAAATTGAAGTGGGATTGGTATCATTTCACAAGGTTAGTGCCTCAAATAACTAGTTTTGTAGATTTTAATGCCTGTTGAGTGGCtcaaatataatgatatttcTCAAATAACAAGTTGTATAGGTTTTAATACCTGAAAATGAACAATTCACAATGCAGAGGCTTACCTGCATGGCCTTGAGAGCAGTTGATGCCCCACGAGCACATAAACCAACTTCCAgaagcacgagttttaagctCGGAGACCAACTGGAGACAGAAAGTTGGAGAGACAAGATAAATACGATTCTGGTGGTTGCCATGCTAGTCGCAACAGTTACATTTCAAGCAGGTTTCACTGTGCCTGGTGGTAATAACAACACCCATTATGACCAAGATATCGCAACCATGCTCAAAAAGGTTAAGTTTCAGGAGTTTGTGATTTGCAACACCATAGCAATGCATACCTCTGTCATTGTTGCTGTCACTCTACTGTGGGCACAACTGGGAGATCCTAGTTCCATGCGTTTAGCTTTGAAGTCGGCTGTGCTTCTGCTGGGATTAGCTCTTGCCATGATGTCTATAGCATTCTTGGCCGCTGTCTACCTAGTTGTCAGCACACTCTGCTGGCTTGCAATAACCGTCCTCCTCATAAGCTCGAGCTTTGTCTTTGCATTGATAGTGCTGTTTGTTCCTCTATGCTTCTTGGGCTCATCAAACCGCCACATATTCCGCCGTCTCTCGTACTATCCATTCTGTCTTGTGCTATATGCACTCAGAGACTAAGAATTCTGAAAGAGGGATGAGGTTATCTGAAGATAACCTCCAGGAACTTTATTGAATAATACTAGTTCAGTAATTGGTTTCGTTTTACTCGGTCATTATTGGGGTGGGATCGGAGCTGGAAGCATTTCAGAACCTGCATAATAGTGTATATAGGGCACATGTGTATGTGATGTGTGTAAATGTGCTTATGCCTGTGAATAGTGGCTGCAGAAGATATAAATCTTGTAAATATAGCCTACAGGCTCTCTACTGTGGATTTGGGCAATGAACTGCCAACACAATCAGTTGtaaaatatcatatcaagCATTACATATCTATGGAAGGTGCAGAATGTATTTGTTCAGTTTTTACTTGCCAATACACAAATGAAATTACTAACCTGTGGCTGCTGTCATTTCCTCAAGATCTGCATATTGAGTCTCACATAAACGGAAGCACTGAATGAAGAGTAAACCAGTCTCAACATAGCTACAATCATCAAGTTCAGAATCAAAAGGTGAACGGCTCTAAAATCACAATCATGACTCAAAATAGAGAGTAATACAAGAAGAgctataaaatatgaaatgaatatGTGACTTCGCATACACTTCAGATTCTGAGAAACAGAGAATCAAAACACAGTAAGCTTCAATACCAACAGCTGTAAGCTCATACATTGTTGAATCTGATAAATACAGAAAATTATTCGATAAAGCAAGTTTGCAATTGAACCACATTTCCGATTTAATCTGTTATCAGAGTGAACAGATTATAGTTTGGTGACAATGAATTGCAGGTTATAATGCTAAAACACTAAAGATTAAATGAATGAGCAGCTTAATTTAAGATAACAAGTACCATTCCATTGAACAAACACCAAATTCCATACATCgaatttcataattcataGATTCAAATCCGAAATCACTTACGAAACTACAACAAATTTACACAAATCCCTAACCCTAGCCACACCATCAACCGCCGAATCCGTACAGAGTGCGTCCCTGCCTCTTGAGAGCATAGACGACGTCCATCGCCGTCACCGTCTTGCGGCGAGCGTGCTCAGTGTAGGTAACGGCATCGCGGATGACGTTCTCGAGGAAGATCTTCAGCACTCCGCGAGTCTCCTCGTAGATCAGGCCGCTGATACGCTTGACGCCGCCACGGCGAGCGAGACGGCGGATGGCCGGCTTCGTGATGCCCTGGATGTTATCGCGGAGGACCTTGCGGTGGCGCTTCGCTCCGCCCTTCCCCAAACCCTTGCCGCCCTTGCCTCGCCCAGACATTTTCGGATGCGAATTAGATTTGGAATTGCAATTTGGTAGGCGAGGTGGAGATAGTGGTGGCTGAGTTGAAATTGGCGATGTTTTAAATAGATGTCATGGGTGATCTACGCCCGTTGGATTTGGATTGCTTAACTGCGGCTACGATTGCGATCCGCGTCATCAGTTTTGAGTGATCTAGACCGTTGTGAAGGTCGTATCGACGGTGGAGATTAGGTTTTAAAGTGACAGGGATCGGGGTCTTCAATTAATGTGTCCTCgcttcataaattaatttatccgATTACTCATGCTTGAAATTTAGAACATTAGTAACGAATATATTTGTATAgcaatttataaaacaaaaactaattaaatttagagtgaactacataaacgGTACctaatctttcactttcgcacaaaAATACTATCTGATCTTTGTTTTATATCGTTTATGGTACTTacaaatcacatttttggtacctagtactccctccgtcccgcttaagatgacatgttttcctttttagtttgtcccaactaagatgacacatttccttttttggtaactttctctctccaattaatacactcaaccactttttctcactcctattaaaatattcatctttctttatctctctactttaatacttacactcaccttctctctctccaattaaacactttaaccaataacttctaaaaccccgtgccgactaagcaatgtgtcattttagccgggacggagggagtactaattttcgCCCAAAAATACCCCCTAGAGTCAAATTTGGCCGTCCAGGGTATTATGGAAATGCACAAGATGACACTTTTTAGACTTAGGTTGATTTGATtgcaaatatatgtatatattatatatgcatataccGTGTACCATCAATCgtgaatattaatttgtagagagagaactgaatttgagataattaatgtcacaagattaattattaaaatttaagataattaGAGATCAATTAAaagtttgaattattttgattaaaaccttttattaaaatttaagataattagagattaattaaaagtttgaATTACTTTGACATGGCTTGAAAATAGTTAATGCAAGTTATAGGTCAAAGTAgagttaaaatattttcccattaTAATAAAGTTTCCATATtagttgaaatatttttccaaaattcgTACTCATTTTTCAGCTTGCATCTGTCCCACTATTTTGTCCAAAACCTTCATTCTAAActcaaaaatcatttttttttcctttccttcATTGTCAAAGTGTTAGAACTACAATCCTCCCATGGCCTCGCCTCCGTCAACtcaaaatgagacatttttcggaatataaaaagtaaaaggacaaatagaaaataaaatcgaaaaattttaaaaaaaattgaatcaatccTCGAAACCATTGTTCTGCCAAATCGCATTTCTGCCCCTGCTGAGATCTCTCCCCTTGAGAGTCCTCCCGATCCCTTCGTTCACTCAAATCGTCAAACTCGTGCGGCAGAAATGAGGAAGAAAACAATAGTGAAGAGAGAGATGAGTGATGTAATGAAAAAGAGGAAGTGTCAGGAGGCGAGAGATGGTGACGTGGTTGCAATATCACTTTAATTGGATTTCCAGATTTACCCCATGGGACCTGGAggtcattcatatatttattaagGGTATTTTAGTGACAAAGTACCAAAAACGAGATAAAACAAAGATCAGGTGCCATTtgcgtgcgaaagtgaaagatcaggtaccgtTTACGTAATTCActcttaaatttaataatccatttcatttcatactaatcgactcacttcttttcaaacacaaaaattttaaataagagATTTAGTAGTACTAAGACGGAGTACCCCCTCCTTTctctaaaaacaaaattagtaatgtacgataaaaagaaaatgaattagtagTAAATGTGTCTCAACTCGTTAAAGAGAAAGAATGAGATTGAGATTGAGATGGATGCCCAAACGGTAGTACTCGCAGTGACAAGTTTACGGAATGATGAATCTATCTTTTGGGCAGTAGTAGAAGTTGTCAGCTTTTGAAAGAGGTCTCTGGATCCTCTATGAGGTTCGTAAAGCGATCAGCGAATCAAGTTGCCTACACACTTGCTCGGGCATCTGGTTCTATAGCTGAGAGAAAGTTTTGGTTGAAttgcattcttatttttattcacGATGAAATCCTTATGAATTTGGTTGAATAATATCTTACATTTggtgtcaaaaaaaaaaattccttaaataaaaagattatgtttttatgcaacataccaaaaaagaaagaatttttatttttaagaaaatgaaggaagaattattttgccaaaaataaaaaagtgactCAATTAACAATGACCAAAGATATAATATTTGTGAGGATTGATAAACATGGgatttgcatgtttttaaggccTAGATTTGGTTTGTTTTAAACGTCAATcttgcaaattatgttcttaaattgcatatattagtatattttagtattttgacatgtttattgataaatgatagaaaaagattgaaaaaaggTGCGAAAATGGCCAAGGTGTAATAGCCTCTGTTCGAGGCTTCGAGGCCATATGCCAACTgatttgaagtccaatcagtgcttaatacataccattctcttcgtcttcgaaagagcttcgtgTGGGTATCTTGAACATCtaaatcggagttctgtggataaagttatggtcattttacgaACGTTGCGCAGTGCAGTCGAAATTAGGCGGAAATTAAGGAAGGAAAGAAATTGTTGTCAAATCTCTGCTATTAATTGAGGATTTCGAATTTACATCTTTTCCATTACTTGAAGGGTactttttaccaattataaattattttcatgcCTATATATACCTCATACCCTAATTCAGTGATATTCATCTTAGATCCTCTAATTCTCTCCATCTCTATACTTCTTTCATCCCATATTCCACATATAATTCTTCCATTGGAGAGGAGCTCTGCTGATCCAAGCAAGAGAAGACTGAAAATTGCATCATTCaactttgaattttgttttgtttttcttcatgtctagtactttttgttgttttacttGTCTATAAGTATTAAACATCTTTTGTAGAATTTTTGGTAACATGCTATGATTATAagttatttattcaattgtttttccttgttagctcttgtagttatttcaatttctcttgtgcttatacatttgtTTGATTGACATCTTAtgaatgcatgtggattttactacaagaactgagaagtgagtagtctaatttgaaagaggagaaattgacgtctttgtcaatataatcgagagatttgagcctttgaatgaagccaatttatcttaggagcttttagaaGTTGTTGCCTTAGTTATAGGAAGGacacttcggttctaggtagcaatctacaaattgtaTGCTTCGGGAGAAGATACAGTTTTACATCTGTGATAGCTTAGTAACTCTGGAGACCGTAATTCAAGGAAGTACTTTGGATATTACCTTTTGATTGTGGTtcctaaaattctaaaattctacattcCTTAGTCTGctttgtattatttgttatttatatttttatgttttctgttatttatttatttctttctatctagtttaattaatcaacCCGAAAATCTTGTGTCtctaaatagtagtatatgacAGACAGTTGTAATCTTATTCCCTGTGTTCGATATTCTgatactgacctttagctacactagatctaccttgtatacttgcaagtatttttagtgctaataaatagtccATCAAGAATAAAGTTACAGTCACACTATGGTTGAccataaaatgacattttaataaatttagatattatggctattaataattcaaatatctCATTTAAGGCTCCAATAACTTTACACTATTatcttttctatttaattgtagtcgttttattaatttcatttctctaattcgattttcacatttcttttataattcattcattttttcaatttatgttttcattaatttattttaaattatttttttaatttaagattaagttttatcttttttaaatatttatctattataCCATACTAAAGTTGAAATCAATAACAACTTATAACACgatcatataattataattttttgtcatgttatattttaaaattatcaattatactaaaaatattatataacctcataaatcaatatactctactaattattgttttatatactATGGTATATAGTAGTtgtatttacataattaattttttctctttattttaaacacgCTATGTTAGGTTATAACTTAAATTTCTTcctctaaaaatataattaatttttattatgaatttaaaaccatataaatacaatctcatttcactttttttttccattataaatttactttcaattttaactaatttcaatttcataatgAGAGGTGCACGTAGATATTGTGTCCTTGTATCTTTTAACGGTGTCTGAGAGCCCTTGCCAATTATTGACGGTGAATATCTATAACGAGGTTCCCAAAATAGAGGCGAGGTTATCTTAGAGAAGGCGAAAGGGCAAGAAGCGACTGAGAATTGGCCGTAATATATCCTCCCATCATACTAGTagcataatataaaaatttaagcataaaattttttaaaatgaacaaTGTTGGAGCATAACTACTCACTCCAAACCAACTAAGATGACGCATTTCTTAATTGATGCGGGAATTTAGGAATTGtttgttaatatatttaattggagagataaaaGGTAGACATGAgtattaaatgaagaaaaaaaaattaattgaacagATAAAATGTAGTTGAGTATAATACTTGAAgaggaaaattttcaaaaaatagaaa
The genomic region above belongs to Salvia hispanica cultivar TCC Black 2014 chromosome 3, UniMelb_Shisp_WGS_1.0, whole genome shotgun sequence and contains:
- the LOC125214880 gene encoding histone H4; amino-acid sequence: MSGRGKGGKGLGKGGAKRHRKVLRDNIQGITKPAIRRLARRGGVKRISGLIYEETRGVLKIFLENVIRDAVTYTEHARRKTVTAMDVVYALKRQGRTLYGFGG
- the LOC125210782 gene encoding protein ACCELERATED CELL DEATH 6; amino-acid sequence: MSVHKYPGLLDEEESYETAQTMDPKLYRAIMKDDILEFVRAMECDRQHGPTVSCVQLGPQNKTVLHVATSFGSYEIVKLICKDLPDLVAEKNARGDTALHIAARAGSSQLVTLLVNSEFAEGGLREKNEEGNTALHEALKYGHEEVARILINRNPLMSYSLNKEGKSLLYLAAGAGFLIIVRLLMDNPVGSYSTGAKHKNKSPVFAAILEHNIDVIKLLWEKDPTMFQLRNSKGKSPLHAAVCMGFTEGVKFLLDRQFEFAYQKDKQGFHPIHSAASKGHVDIIQMMFQHRPDTRELLTAHGQNILHVAARSGKYKAVEYMLKRPEMEMLINEKDADGNTPLHLATIYAHPKLVGILVRDKRVIPRLLNNNRQMALDIAEEQIEVGLVSFHKRLTCMALRAVDAPRAHKPTSRSTSFKLGDQLETESWRDKINTILVVAMLVATVTFQAGFTVPGGNNNTHYDQDIATMLKKVKFQEFVICNTIAMHTSVIVAVTLLWAQLGDPSSMRLALKSAVLLLGLALAMMSIAFLAAVYLVVSTLCWLAITVLLISSSFVFALIVLFVPLCFLGSSNRHIFRRLSYYPFCLVLYALRD